Within the Acidimicrobiales bacterium genome, the region GTGCGGCTGCACCACAGCTCTTTGCCAGGCTGCTTGCTGGCGAACGAGTACGGGCCGACCGAAGGCACCGTCTGGTCGCACCGCTTGATCACCCAGGGCGACGAATCGGACCCGGTGCCGATAGGCCAGGTGGCACCGGGTAGCCGGTCGATCGTCGTAGGCCCCGGGCCGGTCAAGCGTCCTGTCGGCGTGCCCGGCGAGCTCCTGATCTCGGGCCCCGGCGTCGCCGATGGCTACCTGGGTAGGCCCGAGCTCTCCGCCGAGAGCTTTGTCGAGTTCGAGTCGACCCGTTGGTACCGCACCGGTGACCTGGTCGATGTCCACGCCTCGGGAGGGTTTCGATTCCTTGGACGGGTGGACGACCAGGTAAAGGTCAGAGGCCACCGAATAGAACTCGCGGCTGTCGACGCGCTGGTCACCGAACGAGCCGGCGCACCAGCGGCTGCGACGGTTGCAGCCGCTGCCAACGGCACCCAACAGTTGGTGGTCTTCGTCGAAGGAACCGTCGACGCACCAGCTCTGCGGGAGTCTTTGAAGGCTTCGCTGCCGCCGGCGATGGTCCCATCGCGCATCGACCGGATCGACCGGCTGCCCCGACGACCGAACGGCAAGCTCGACCGTAAAGCACTGGCCGACCTGGACCACCAGAGGCGCTCTGAGGAGAGCGAGCCCAACGTCCCCCAACACGATCGCGATGGCGCTACGAACGAGGTCGAAGCGCACCTCTTGGATGCCTGGCGCAGTGCCCTGGGGATCGAGACAATCGGCCCCGACGACGACTTCTTCGACCTGGGCGGTGACTCGATCGTTGCCATCAGGATTGCCGCTGCTCTGTCGAAGCATGGGCTCACGTTCTCGCCGCGAACGATCTTCGAACACGCGACAGTGCGCTCCCTGGCGGCCGAGGTCGAGCAGAGTTCTGTCGGTGACCCACCATTGAGCGGTCACACCGACCTGCTTCCGATACAGCGCTGGTTCTTCGAGCGAGGATTCGCGGAACCCGATCGATGGTCGCAGGGGATAGTGCTGAACCTGGCCGCTGCGATCGACACACAAGAACTCGAGGCCGCCATCGGTTGGCTCGTCAACCGGCACGAATCGCTGCGAGCGACGTTCGAGGTCGGTGAGTCGGGCCCGACCCAGACGATCCACCCATCACCGCTCGGCCCACCTCTGATCGGGATCTGGCCCGACGACGAAAGCGCAAAGACCGCCACGACCGACTGGCTCGATATCGGCACGGGACGTCTGCTCGCCGCCGGCTTGATCGGGACCGAGCCATCCAGACGAGTGGTGATCAACGCTCACCACCTGGTTGTCGATGCCGTGTCGTGGGCAATATTGACCGAGGACCTCGAGTGGTTCTTGTCATCGCGCCGAGAGCCCACCAGCGACAGCCCTCCGATGCGCCACACATCCACCCAGAGCTGGGTCGAGCGGCTGAGAGACATGCCCCCCGTAGCCGCATCGGGCCCGCAGGTAAGCACACGTCCGACAGCCCTTGAACACGAGACCGTGCACGTGTCGCGCCAGTTGTCGCCCCAGGCCGCCCAGCGCATGCTGTCCGAACCCAGGAGCATTGCCGACACGGTTGCCGGTGCTGCCGTCGCTGCCGCCAAGGCTTCGGACAGCCCTCTCATCCACGACGGTCGGCTGGCGGTGACTTTCGAACGACACGGCCGCGAAGCGTCGAGACCGCTGGACTTGACTCGCACCGTCGGGTGGTTCACGACCACCGAGACCATCCACGCAACGGCCACCGATGACCCCGAGCTTGCATTGGCCGAGGTTCGTTCGTGCCTGGAAGGTCTCGGCGCAACCGACCTGGTCAGCGCCCGCCGGGCGATCCAACACGGCGACACCGGCCCCGATGACGTCGTGCGCATCAACCAGTTGGGTTCGGTGCCTGGCCCAACCGGCACCGGACGAGTCATCGAGCTGGTCGAGGGACCGTTTGCGATCGTTGGCGACAAGAACCGCAGGACCCACCTTCTCGGGATCCTGATCCGCACCGGTGCCGACCAGGTCGAGTTGTTCTTTGACTACGCCCCCTCAGATCTGCCCGACGCCCAAGCGATTGCCCTGATCGACCGTTTGGTGGCCACGCTGGAGGCGCAGTCCGACCGCGGCAGCCACAATGCCGACAGCCTCCAGCAGAGGTTTGCGCTGTCAGGGTTGAACGAACAGCAGTTGACCAGGCTTGGCGCTCTACTCGACGGGCTCGACTGATCAGCGCTGTTCGAGTTGGCGCAGGGCTTGTTCGATGACAGCCGCCGTTTCGCCGGCGAGACTGCCCGACAACAAGTTGTGGTGGTCGCCGGCGACCTCCAGCAACTCGATCTGGTCGCTGACCGACTCCCACCCCCTGAAGTTCGACGCGTGAGCGAGATTCCTAGGCACTGAAGTGGCGCCTATGACGACCAGCGGCACCGGGATCGGCGCAGGTACATAGTCCCTGTAAGCCGTTCGTATCGCTTCGGTAAGACGCGCAAACCGAAGCGTCTCTGGCACTGCTTCGCCTGCCGTCTCCCGGGCCTGACTCCATTCCTCCCGGCGTTGTGTCCAGCGGCGGTGTTCGCGAATCTTCTCTATTGCGCCCACGGGCCCGGCCGCCACGAGATCACCGAGACGCTCCCTGGTGTTCTTCGACCGAGGGCCTACCTGTGGGTGATAGGTGTCGATCAGCACAACACCCAACAGTCGACGTCCGCGGCCTTCCAGCAGTCGCGCCATCTCGTACGCGATAGCGCCACCAGCCGAATACCCGCCAACGATCACCGGTCCCGTTGGCGCCGCAGCCTCCAGTTCGGACACATATGACTCGGCCATCTCTGCAAGTGATTCGTGGGGCTTCTGGGTGCCGTCGGCCCCAAGTGCCTGCACCCCGTAAAAGGGACGCGACCTCGAGATGTCACGAGCGATGCCCGTGAAACGCATGATGTTCCCTCCTGCGCCATGGACGCAGAAGAAGGGCGGTCTGGCGAGTTCCTGGCCTCCCATCGCCACCACGTGAAGAGCCTTGGGCTGCTCGGACGCGCTGCGCATGTGACCCAACAACAGGCGCGGAGTTGGGTTCTCGAGCAGCGAGCGAAGGGTGATCTCAGAGCCAAACTCGGCTGCAAGTCGTGAGCTCAGCCGCAGCGCAAGCAGCGAGTGACCGCCACAGTCGAAGAAGTCCGAGTTCGGGCCCACCGCGACATCGAGGACGGTCGCCCAGGCCTCGACCATGCGTTGTTCGTCGTCGTCGGCCGGGGCCTCGTCGTCGGGAGTCGAGGGCACTATCGAGTCCCAGCGGGCGCTGAGCGCATTGCGGTCGGTCTTGCCGTTGGGCGTTACTGGGATTGTCTCGATCGGATGGATCGAACCGGGCACCATGTAGCTCGGAAGCACCTTCAGCGCGTGGTCTCGAACAGCGGCAACGACCGAATTGGGGTCGTATCCTTCGGCCGGCCTAACAAAGGCCACCAGCACCCGGTCGGCGATATTCGACCTCTCAACCGTCGTTGCCACGATGGCCGCCACGCCATCGACTGCAGCCAATGTCGCCTCCACATCACCCAACTCAACCCGGTTGCCACGAATCTTGACCTGGTCGTCAGAGCGGCCGTGAAACTCGAGAACACCTTCGGGCAGCCACCGCCCGAGGTCTCCGGTGTCGTACACGAGGTCGCCGCCGGCGACTGGATGCGGGAAGAACTTCTCAGCTGTCAGATCGGGGCGGCCCCAGTAACCGAGGCTGAGCCCCACGCCCGACACGTGGATCCTCCCGATTACTCCGTCCGGGGCCAACCGACCCAACCGGTCGAGTACGTACACCCGCTGATTTCTGATCGGACGGCCGATGGGGAACGATGATGCCGCCACCTCTTCGCGGCCGTCGTGGGTGGCTGCGTCGATGGTGACCTCGGACATTCCGTAGAAGTTGAGCGGAACGACGTGAGGCACCGCGGCGCGCAACCTCTCGACGAGTTCGGTGGGAACTCCTTCGCCGCTGAGCGTCAGTGTTTCGAGGCTGGCAAGACGCTCGGCCAGGTCCGCAATACTGTCGACCATCGTCTCGACGAACGATGGTGTCAACACAAGTCGTCTGATCGAATGGCGCGAAACCAGGTCCAGCAGGGCGTGGGCATCGCGCGCTGCTTCCTCGGATACGAGCACCAAGGGAGTTGCGCTCAGCAGCGCACCCCACAGCTCCCAGAGGTGATCGGCAAAGTTGAACGTGACCTTCTGCAGCAGCCGCTCGCCTGGCGCTATCGGGTAGGCCTCCCACTGCCACCGACAGCGCGACAAGACGCCAAGATGGTGTCCGACCACGCCCTTCGGCATTCCCGTCGAGCCCGAGGTGTAGGTGATGTAGAGCGGACTCGTCGGCGCCAGGTCGGCAGACTCGGCCAACGGGTCGGCCAATGCGAGGTCGGCCATGTCGAGCTCGACAACACCTGAAAGCAGGCCTCGCGTCTCGGCGTGGACGATTGCCATGTCGACTCGACTGTCGTCGACGATCAGATCCAGACGACCTTGGGGATAGGTCGGATCGAGTGGAACGTAAACACCTCCCACCAACACCACGCCCAACAAGCCAGCTATGGCGTCGATGCCGCGACGCATGCAAAAGCCGATGGGCATGCCGGGCTTCAAACCTCGAGCGCTAAGCCCCGACGCCACCCTTCGAGCCAGTTCGTCGAGTTCGGACACGGTGACCTGGCGGTCACCGTCGATCAGCGCCACAGCATCACCGTTGGTCGCCACGACCTCGGCCCACAGTTCGATGATCGACGAGTCGCCCTCGTCGACAGAGGTGCTATTCCATTCTTCGAGCTGTCTACGTCTGCTGGCTGCGGTGGTCGGCTCGATCGAAGCGGGCGTGCGGTCGACGTCGGCGACCAACTCGCCGATCATTGCCAGGAAGTGTTGGGCGACACGTCGGGCAGAGGGCTCGGCGATGGAGGCTCCCTCATACAGCATCGTCACATGGATCTGGTCTTCGACCGACACCATCAGGGTCAGGGGGTAGTGGCTCTGCTCGACGGCTCGACGTCCCTCGAGGCCAACGGGCCGGTCCGTGTTGCGTTCCGGCCAATTCTCGAAGACCAGTATCGAGTCGAACAACTCGGTGCCCGGGGCGAGGCCCGTACACCTCTGCACCTCGGCCAAGGAGACATGCTGCGACGCCAGCAGATCGAGTTGTTGGCTCTGTAGATCCTTGAGCCACTCACCGACCGATGCCGTGTCGGGTACCGACGAACGCATCGGAAGGGTCGACAAGAACATTCCGACCATGTCGTCGACACCGTCGACATCGGGCGACCGGCCCGACATCGTGACCCCAAAAATCGCGTCGTGCGAGTCGGTGTGGTGCGCCACCGTAAGTGCCCAGGCGCCCTGAACGACGGTGTTGGGCGTGATCCGGAGCCGACGGGCAACCTCCTTGACGGCGTCCGCCAGCCCTTCACCGACCTCGACGTCGATGCGACGCCGGTCGAATCGCTGGGGCGAAGCCTGTGATCGGGCCCGGGCCCCGGGCAGGTCAAATCTGCGAACCTCGTCGACGTCGCCAAATCGATCCCGCCACACATCGAGCGAGGCCGGCTGAGACAAGAGATGTTCGATGTGGCGGCGAAAGGGTGGTGCATCATGCTCGAGTTGCTCGCCCGAGGCCAGTGCGAGGAACTCGTCGACGATCACACCGACCGACCAACCGTCGACAGTGATGTGGTGGAAGTTCCAGATCATGTGCCAGCGGTCCTCGGCCAACCTGGCAAACACGACGTGGGTCGGTGGGGCTCGCCGCAGATCGATGCCCTCGGCACGATGCGATGCCGCTAGTTCGTCGAGCACCTCATCGGGATCGTCGGCGTCGCGGAGGTCGATGACCTGAACCCTGGGCTCGACCTTGGCTCTGACGACCTGCACAGGATCGTCGAGCCCCTCCCAGACGAACAACGTCCGAAGAGCCGGGTGCCTGGCAACGATGTCGGTCCACGCAGAGACCAGAACGGCCTCGTCGACCGCACCCACCACATCGGCTCGATACTGCTCGAAATACAGCTCGGGGTCGTCGGCGCTGAGGACGTGGAACAGGATCCCTGCCTGCGCGGGGGTGAGCGGGTATATGTCCTCCACGTTCTCCATTACGGATGCACCCCGATTGCGACCTCTGCGATGACAACGATTCTCACACACAGTGACCAAATGTCGCAATAAGTCGTCTGCGGGCCGGCGGCCTCGGCCCCGTCGGTGAGACCGCCGAAGAATCGTTACGTTCGCGTGACGGATGTGATTAGGATGACGCCTCGCCGCCGGCCCAGACCCGGCCGCATCTTTGAACCACCGTGCGACACCGACCGACCGCTCTCTTCGCTTGCGCCATCTGCGCCCTATCGGCTCTCGTGTTCGTTGCGCCGCTAGTCGACGCACAAGAAGCGCCGGAACAAACCATCCGCGAGGCCCGCGAGCAGCAGGAGCAGGTGAGACGCGAGAAGGCCGAGCTGGCCAAACAACTCGACCTGCTGGAGGCATCAGACGCCGAGCTGCTCGAAGCGTTGGCCACCCTGAACGAGGAGATAGCGGCTCAAGAACTGCGCGTCGAAGGGGCGCGAATCGAAGTCGAGCAAGCCCAGGGCGAACAGGCTCGTCTCGATCTCGAGATCGCAGAGCTGGCGGCCGAGGTTGCAGAGCTTCGCGAGATGACCATCGAACGTGCAGTCGCTGCCTACGTAGCCCCCAGAGGCAACGAAACGGTGGCGGGCGACCCCACCGAGGCCGCGCGCCGCGACGCACTGTTCAGGCAGGTCGACCTCGACGGCCGCGACCTCATCGACCAGTTGCGTGCCGCCACCGACGACCTCGACCTGCTGGAGACCCAAGCCTCCGCTGCTGCTCAGGCTGCAGCCGAACGCCAGGCCGACTACGAGGCCCAGATCGCTCTGTTGGAAGAAGACGTCGCCGCCCAAGAGCGCCTGCGAACGGCACTGGCAGAAGAGATCGCACACCTCGAGGAAGAGATCGAGGCGATGGCGGCAGCCGAGTCCGAGATCCAGGCCATCATCCGCGACAGCCAGCGCGAGATAGCCCGACGTGAAGCCCTGGCCCGTGCGGCCACATCGACGACCACCACCACGACGTCGACCACGACCACCACGATCGCCGAGCAGCCATCGGGCGGCGAATCGACCACCACGACGACGGCCGACAGCCCAGACGCGGCGACCACCACGACCACCACCGCGCCGGTCGTGTTGCAGCCCGCCGGCGACCCAGATGTCATCTGGCCATCTCGAGGCGCGGTCACATCCCCGTACGGGAACCGCGTTCACCCCATAACGGGCGGCCAGAGATTCCACGCAGGCATCGACATCGACGGCGACACGGGCGACCCCATCTGGGCCGCCCAATCCGGCACGGTCATCTATTCGGGGTGGATGAGCGGCTACGGCGAGACGATCATGATCGATCACAACGGATACGTGACCCTCTACGGGCATATGTCGCAGCGCCAGATCAGCAAGGGTTCCGCGGTGAGTCAGGGCCAGCAGATCGGGCTCATGGGCAGCACGGGCAACTCGACGGGGTCACATCTCCACTTCGAGATCCGTATCGATGGCAGCACCGTCAATCCCATGGCGTACCTGCCCTGAGACTCTCCACCCACGCTTTGAGCCAGATCCACGCGTGGCATGACATGATTGCTGGCGCATGAAAGCCCTTTTGTTCGAGCGCAAGGAAGCACGGTTCGTTGCAGCAGCGGCCGCCAGCCGGTTTCGGCCTGGAGTTGGGGCGCGGGTGGGCCCGCTGAGGCTGGCAGACATCTCAGAACCCGAGCTTCCGAGCCCAGATTGGGTGAGGGTGTCGCCTACGCTCAGCGGCATCTGCGGCAGCGATCTGTCCACGATCGATGGCCACTCGTCTCGCTACTTCGAACCCCTCATCACGTTCCCGTTCGTCCTCGGGCACGAGGTGGTCGGCAGAACCGACGACGGACGCCGCGTGCTGATCGAACCCGTTCTCGGGCATGCAG harbors:
- a CDS encoding amino acid adenylation domain-containing protein, producing MENVEDIYPLTPAQAGILFHVLSADDPELYFEQYRADVVGAVDEAVLVSAWTDIVARHPALRTLFVWEGLDDPVQVVRAKVEPRVQVIDLRDADDPDEVLDELAASHRAEGIDLRRAPPTHVVFARLAEDRWHMIWNFHHITVDGWSVGVIVDEFLALASGEQLEHDAPPFRRHIEHLLSQPASLDVWRDRFGDVDEVRRFDLPGARARSQASPQRFDRRRIDVEVGEGLADAVKEVARRLRITPNTVVQGAWALTVAHHTDSHDAIFGVTMSGRSPDVDGVDDMVGMFLSTLPMRSSVPDTASVGEWLKDLQSQQLDLLASQHVSLAEVQRCTGLAPGTELFDSILVFENWPERNTDRPVGLEGRRAVEQSHYPLTLMVSVEDQIHVTMLYEGASIAEPSARRVAQHFLAMIGELVADVDRTPASIEPTTAASRRRQLEEWNSTSVDEGDSSIIELWAEVVATNGDAVALIDGDRQVTVSELDELARRVASGLSARGLKPGMPIGFCMRRGIDAIAGLLGVVLVGGVYVPLDPTYPQGRLDLIVDDSRVDMAIVHAETRGLLSGVVELDMADLALADPLAESADLAPTSPLYITYTSGSTGMPKGVVGHHLGVLSRCRWQWEAYPIAPGERLLQKVTFNFADHLWELWGALLSATPLVLVSEEAARDAHALLDLVSRHSIRRLVLTPSFVETMVDSIADLAERLASLETLTLSGEGVPTELVERLRAAVPHVVPLNFYGMSEVTIDAATHDGREEVAASSFPIGRPIRNQRVYVLDRLGRLAPDGVIGRIHVSGVGLSLGYWGRPDLTAEKFFPHPVAGGDLVYDTGDLGRWLPEGVLEFHGRSDDQVKIRGNRVELGDVEATLAAVDGVAAIVATTVERSNIADRVLVAFVRPAEGYDPNSVVAAVRDHALKVLPSYMVPGSIHPIETIPVTPNGKTDRNALSARWDSIVPSTPDDEAPADDDEQRMVEAWATVLDVAVGPNSDFFDCGGHSLLALRLSSRLAAEFGSEITLRSLLENPTPRLLLGHMRSASEQPKALHVVAMGGQELARPPFFCVHGAGGNIMRFTGIARDISRSRPFYGVQALGADGTQKPHESLAEMAESYVSELEAAAPTGPVIVGGYSAGGAIAYEMARLLEGRGRRLLGVVLIDTYHPQVGPRSKNTRERLGDLVAAGPVGAIEKIREHRRWTQRREEWSQARETAGEAVPETLRFARLTEAIRTAYRDYVPAPIPVPLVVIGATSVPRNLAHASNFRGWESVSDQIELLEVAGDHHNLLSGSLAGETAAVIEQALRQLEQR
- a CDS encoding peptidoglycan DD-metalloendopeptidase family protein, with product MRREKAELAKQLDLLEASDAELLEALATLNEEIAAQELRVEGARIEVEQAQGEQARLDLEIAELAAEVAELREMTIERAVAAYVAPRGNETVAGDPTEAARRDALFRQVDLDGRDLIDQLRAATDDLDLLETQASAAAQAAAERQADYEAQIALLEEDVAAQERLRTALAEEIAHLEEEIEAMAAAESEIQAIIRDSQREIARREALARAATSTTTTTTSTTTTTIAEQPSGGESTTTTTADSPDAATTTTTTAPVVLQPAGDPDVIWPSRGAVTSPYGNRVHPITGGQRFHAGIDIDGDTGDPIWAAQSGTVIYSGWMSGYGETIMIDHNGYVTLYGHMSQRQISKGSAVSQGQQIGLMGSTGNSTGSHLHFEIRIDGSTVNPMAYLP